From Actinosynnema mirum DSM 43827, a single genomic window includes:
- a CDS encoding vWA domain-containing protein, which produces MTTAVPYTAEISRATPACFVFLVDQSASMEDPIGGPARQRKADVVADALNRLLTELSVKCAKEEGVRDYFHVAVIGYGHTSVGSAFTGPLAGRDLVPLSQVADRPARVEDRVKKFPDGAGGLVESRVKFPVWIDPVANGGTPMCRALAQADALVADWVARHPAGFPPIVLNLTDGESTDGDPLEAALALQRHVSADGAALLFNLHVSGSAAIPVTFPDSPAALPDTYARALFEMSSPLPQHMRFYALQQGIACTDLSRGFAYNADITTVVQFLDIGTRATDLR; this is translated from the coding sequence GTGACCACCGCTGTGCCCTACACGGCCGAGATCAGCCGCGCCACCCCGGCCTGCTTCGTCTTCCTGGTGGACCAGTCCGCCTCGATGGAGGACCCGATCGGCGGCCCGGCCAGGCAGCGCAAGGCCGACGTGGTCGCCGACGCCCTCAACCGGCTGCTGACCGAGCTGAGCGTCAAGTGCGCCAAGGAGGAGGGCGTGCGCGACTACTTCCACGTGGCGGTGATCGGCTACGGCCACACCTCCGTCGGCTCCGCCTTCACCGGCCCCCTCGCCGGCCGCGACCTGGTCCCGCTCAGCCAGGTCGCCGACCGCCCCGCGCGCGTCGAGGACCGGGTCAAGAAGTTCCCGGACGGCGCGGGCGGGCTGGTCGAGAGCCGGGTGAAGTTCCCCGTCTGGATCGACCCGGTCGCCAACGGCGGCACCCCGATGTGCCGGGCGCTGGCGCAGGCCGACGCGCTCGTCGCCGACTGGGTCGCGCGGCACCCGGCGGGCTTCCCGCCGATCGTGCTCAACCTGACCGACGGCGAGTCCACCGACGGCGACCCCCTGGAGGCCGCGCTGGCGCTCCAGCGGCACGTCAGCGCGGACGGCGCGGCGCTGCTGTTCAACCTGCACGTGTCCGGCTCGGCCGCGATCCCGGTGACCTTCCCGGACAGCCCCGCCGCGCTGCCCGACACCTACGCCCGCGCGCTGTTCGAGATGTCCAGCCCGCTGCCGCAGCACATGCGCTTCTACGCCCTCCAGCAGGGCATCGCGTGCACCGACCTGTCCAGGGGCTTCGCCTACAACGCCGACATCACCACCGTCGTGCAGTTCCTCGACATCGGCACCCGCGCCACGGACCTGCGCTGA
- a CDS encoding pirin family protein, which produces MSNAESDPAELVCAASSPAAGVEVLDPRDVPLGGPRAMAVRRTLPQRGRSLIGAWCFVDHYGPDDVSATGGMDVAPHPHTGLQTASWLFSGEIEHRDSHGAHALVRPGELNLMTAGRGICHSEVSTPGTSVLHGVQLWIALPDAHRDAPRDFEHHVPEPVVVGGAVARVFLGSLGGVTSPVRGFTPLLGAELVVPAGVVLELAVDPAFEHGVLVDRGEVELAGAVVPRGTVVPRGSLGCLGAGTAVLRLASTGSEEARVLLLGGEPFGEEIVMWWNFIGRDHDEVVRFREQWERGDERFGAVVGYDGDRLPAPSMPKARLRPRGNRR; this is translated from the coding sequence GTGAGCAACGCCGAGTCCGATCCTGCCGAACTGGTCTGCGCCGCCTCCTCCCCCGCGGCCGGGGTGGAGGTGCTCGACCCGCGCGACGTGCCGCTGGGCGGGCCGAGGGCGATGGCGGTGCGGCGCACCCTGCCGCAGCGCGGGCGGTCCCTGATCGGGGCCTGGTGCTTCGTGGACCACTACGGGCCGGACGACGTGTCCGCCACCGGCGGCATGGACGTCGCGCCGCACCCGCACACCGGGTTGCAGACGGCGAGCTGGCTGTTCTCCGGGGAGATCGAGCACCGGGACAGCCACGGCGCGCACGCGCTGGTGCGGCCGGGCGAGCTGAACCTGATGACGGCGGGGCGCGGGATCTGCCACTCGGAGGTCTCCACCCCTGGGACGTCGGTGCTGCACGGGGTGCAGCTGTGGATCGCGCTGCCGGACGCGCACCGGGACGCGCCGAGGGACTTCGAGCACCACGTGCCCGAGCCGGTGGTGGTCGGCGGGGCGGTGGCGCGGGTGTTCCTGGGGTCGCTGGGCGGGGTGACGTCGCCGGTGCGCGGGTTCACGCCGCTGCTGGGGGCGGAGCTGGTGGTGCCCGCCGGGGTGGTGCTGGAGCTGGCGGTGGACCCGGCGTTCGAGCACGGGGTGCTGGTGGACCGGGGCGAGGTGGAGCTGGCCGGGGCGGTGGTGCCGCGCGGGACGGTGGTGCCGCGCGGGTCGCTGGGGTGCCTCGGCGCCGGGACGGCGGTGCTGCGGCTGGCGAGCACCGGGTCCGAGGAGGCGCGGGTGCTGCTGCTGGGCGGCGAGCCGTTCGGCGAGGAGATCGTGATGTGGTGGAACTTCATCGGGCGCGACCACGACGAGGTGGTGCGGTTCCGCGAGCAGTGGGAGCGCGGGGACGAGCGGTTCGGCGCGGTGGTGGGCTACGACGGCGACCGGTTGCCCGCGCCGTCGATGCCGAAGGCGCGGTTGCGCCCGCGCGGCAACCGGCGCTGA
- a CDS encoding serine hydrolase encodes MVTKNRMWGAALAVTASAALVGALVPPATASAQPPGLAESPSLAESLRAAVVAQDFKDVIDLTPPDPALAGLRAARSGAPEKYDSAPPAARLAAAAARPIHQQPNVDLAVIELDDQGRPTAVGDVLMSPQHPNGVTVPVRKSSLSTDQVRYRWWDDTEWDVNGGQGTVDVLPGRESAPIDFSSPYPASVLKLMVGFGVLRLADEGRIDLDAVYDYQPTVPNATCGGAFSAVIRSNFDQMITKSQNESTCALIKLLHDLGAWDEVNAEFVELGLPTLMVTGTNPANGGRWIGSNMSSLDTAKLLLLINGGQGALWTTPAGKAITRAELSETSRALFLKALAEQGHNEMLSTTNWCGRAYPVQGIPQLTPQRWVEADGTVTVGGAVYDRDVRPCDAAAEVGFSHKTGWVDTTGSDAGIVKSLPGKDKRNYIVVIFSNLGTDYVDANRPADPPGVFPVLYTQKYAKLGKAVDAIMAAR; translated from the coding sequence ATGGTCACCAAGAACCGGATGTGGGGGGCCGCGCTCGCGGTCACCGCCTCCGCGGCGCTGGTCGGCGCGCTCGTCCCGCCCGCCACCGCCTCGGCGCAGCCGCCGGGCCTGGCCGAGTCGCCGAGCCTGGCCGAGTCGCTGCGCGCCGCCGTGGTCGCGCAGGACTTCAAGGACGTCATCGACCTCACCCCGCCCGACCCGGCCCTCGCCGGCCTGCGGGCCGCCCGCTCCGGCGCGCCCGAGAAGTACGACAGCGCCCCGCCCGCCGCCCGTCTGGCAGCCGCCGCCGCGCGCCCGATCCACCAGCAGCCCAACGTGGACCTGGCCGTCATCGAGCTGGACGACCAGGGCAGGCCCACCGCCGTCGGCGACGTGCTGATGAGCCCGCAGCACCCGAACGGCGTCACCGTGCCGGTGAGGAAGAGCTCGCTGTCCACCGACCAGGTCCGCTACCGCTGGTGGGACGACACCGAGTGGGACGTCAACGGCGGCCAGGGGACCGTGGACGTGCTGCCCGGCCGGGAGAGCGCCCCCATCGACTTCTCCTCGCCGTACCCGGCCTCGGTGCTCAAGCTCATGGTCGGCTTCGGCGTGCTGCGCCTGGCCGACGAGGGCCGGATCGACCTGGACGCGGTCTACGACTACCAGCCCACGGTCCCCAACGCGACCTGCGGCGGCGCGTTCAGCGCGGTCATCCGCTCGAACTTCGACCAGATGATCACCAAGTCGCAGAACGAGTCCACCTGCGCGCTCATCAAGCTGCTGCACGACCTCGGCGCCTGGGACGAGGTCAACGCCGAGTTCGTCGAGCTGGGCCTGCCCACGCTCATGGTCACCGGCACCAACCCGGCCAACGGCGGTCGCTGGATCGGCTCGAACATGAGCAGCCTGGACACCGCCAAGCTGCTGCTGCTGATCAACGGCGGTCAGGGCGCGCTGTGGACCACGCCTGCGGGCAAGGCGATCACCCGCGCCGAGCTGAGCGAGACCTCGCGCGCGCTGTTCCTCAAGGCGCTGGCCGAGCAGGGCCACAACGAGATGCTGTCCACCACCAACTGGTGCGGTCGCGCCTACCCGGTGCAGGGCATCCCGCAGCTCACCCCGCAGCGCTGGGTCGAGGCCGACGGCACGGTCACCGTGGGCGGCGCGGTGTACGACCGCGACGTGCGCCCGTGCGACGCCGCCGCCGAGGTGGGCTTCAGCCACAAGACCGGCTGGGTGGACACCACCGGCAGTGACGCGGGCATCGTGAAGTCCTTGCCGGGCAAGGACAAGCGCAACTACATCGTGGTGATCTTCTCCAACCTGGGCACCGACTACGTCGACGCGAACCGGCCCGCCGACCCGCCCGGCGTCTTCCCGGTGCTCTACACCCAGAAGTACGCGAAGCTCGGCAAGGCCGTCGACGCGATCATGGCCGCCCGCTGA
- a CDS encoding alpha/beta fold hydrolase has protein sequence MAEITAHHGLFKDTNLHVDDTGGPGRPVVLIHGWPLSGESWKLQVPALAAAGHRVITYDRRGFGRSDKPRGGYEYDTLAEDLHHLLAQLELTDVVLVGFSMGGGEVARYVAKYGQERLRGVVFASAVPPYLARTADNPEGPLPAEKAEELAAGLKDDESTFYDTFVTDFFSVDGELKVTQEQWREARALCDEADHRAAQGCMAAWAGTDFRADLPAITVPTLVIHGDSDATVPYEGSGERVHAAIPGSQAHVVAGGPHGVNVSHAEEWNRVVLEFLAR, from the coding sequence ATGGCCGAGATCACCGCGCACCACGGGCTGTTCAAGGACACCAACCTGCACGTGGACGACACCGGCGGTCCCGGCCGCCCGGTCGTGCTGATCCACGGGTGGCCGCTGTCCGGCGAGTCGTGGAAGCTCCAGGTGCCCGCGCTGGCGGCGGCAGGCCACCGGGTGATCACCTACGACAGGCGGGGCTTCGGGCGCAGCGACAAGCCGCGCGGGGGCTACGAGTACGACACGCTCGCCGAGGACCTGCACCACCTGCTGGCCCAGCTGGAGCTGACCGACGTGGTGCTGGTCGGGTTCTCCATGGGCGGCGGCGAGGTCGCCCGGTACGTGGCCAAGTACGGGCAGGAGCGGCTGCGGGGCGTCGTGTTCGCCTCGGCCGTGCCGCCGTACCTGGCGCGCACCGCCGACAACCCGGAGGGTCCGCTGCCCGCCGAGAAGGCCGAGGAGCTGGCCGCCGGGCTCAAGGACGACGAGAGCACGTTCTACGACACGTTCGTCACCGACTTCTTCTCCGTCGACGGCGAGCTGAAGGTCACCCAGGAGCAGTGGCGCGAGGCGCGGGCGCTGTGCGACGAGGCCGACCACCGGGCGGCGCAGGGCTGCATGGCCGCGTGGGCGGGCACCGACTTCCGGGCGGACCTGCCCGCGATCACCGTGCCGACGCTGGTGATCCACGGCGACAGCGACGCGACGGTGCCGTACGAGGGTTCGGGTGAGCGCGTGCACGCGGCGATCCCCGGCAGCCAGGCGCACGTGGTGGCGGGCGGGCCGCACGGGGTGAACGTGAGCCACGCCGAGGAGTGGAACCGGGTGGTGCTGGAGTTCCTGGCGCGCTGA
- a CDS encoding ricin-type beta-trefoil lectin domain protein, whose product MRRLAAVACALALLPLGAMTAQADPAGPVERSPGVERQKLPPKRTGVPYRVASGSAAVSQNTVSGLVWLDSDGDGVRSNTEVAARLEVFLWSFDDTEGWMFRTTFSDKGFYSFTDLPADTYLVQVVIPDGHRATAFGAGGDRSRDSDVVGYSADSTPITFTGAGPRTRWVDAGFTPGEPTGTPVRNSASGWCLDQESPSGVTTNGVGAYGCNGGLNQHWFLVWYRPNVAEVWNTAPPVDCLDQKSPSGVPTTGVGAYPCNDGQNQRWVVRHDEETGSEEVQFANLSSGDCLDQEYPRGTPTTVVGAYGCNGGRNQRWTLG is encoded by the coding sequence ATGAGGCGCTTGGCCGCGGTCGCGTGCGCGTTGGCCCTCCTCCCGCTCGGGGCGATGACCGCTCAAGCCGACCCAGCCGGACCAGTGGAGCGATCACCGGGTGTCGAGCGGCAGAAGTTGCCGCCCAAGCGGACCGGCGTGCCCTACCGGGTGGCGTCCGGGAGCGCGGCGGTCAGCCAGAACACCGTATCCGGCCTGGTCTGGCTGGACTCCGACGGCGACGGGGTGCGGTCCAACACCGAGGTGGCCGCCCGGCTGGAGGTCTTCCTCTGGAGCTTCGACGACACCGAGGGGTGGATGTTCCGGACCACCTTCTCCGACAAGGGCTTCTACAGCTTCACCGACCTGCCCGCCGACACCTACCTCGTGCAGGTCGTCATCCCGGACGGCCACCGCGCCACCGCGTTCGGCGCGGGCGGTGACCGCTCGCGCGACTCCGACGTGGTCGGCTACTCCGCCGACAGCACCCCGATCACCTTCACCGGCGCTGGTCCGCGCACCCGCTGGGTCGACGCGGGCTTCACGCCGGGCGAGCCCACCGGGACCCCGGTGCGGAACTCCGCCAGCGGCTGGTGCCTCGACCAGGAGTCGCCCAGCGGCGTGACGACCAACGGCGTCGGCGCCTACGGCTGCAACGGCGGCCTGAACCAGCACTGGTTCCTGGTCTGGTACCGGCCCAACGTCGCCGAGGTGTGGAACACCGCGCCGCCCGTCGACTGCCTCGACCAGAAGTCGCCCAGCGGCGTGCCGACCACCGGCGTCGGCGCGTACCCGTGCAACGACGGCCAGAACCAGCGCTGGGTCGTGCGGCACGACGAGGAGACCGGCAGCGAGGAGGTCCAGTTCGCCAACCTGAGCAGCGGCGACTGCCTCGACCAGGAGTACCCGCGCGGCACGCCGACCACCGTCGTCGGCGCGTACGGCTGCAACGGGGGGCGCAACCAGCGCTGGACCCTCGGCTGA